One Channa argus isolate prfri chromosome 17, Channa argus male v1.0, whole genome shotgun sequence genomic window, CAGCAGGAGAAAAAGGCATCCATTCTGAGCCAGTTAGACAAGATAAACAAACAAGTGGAAGCTCCTCCTTAGTGTTTTTAGTGTACTAATACTACTATAATTTTGACCATTATATACTTTCCCTTTGTAACATATAGCCACAATTTGTACacagttagatggaggcacatgattctctgtggcgaagggaacagccgaaaggaaaagactTGATTTTTAGTTTAGAAGTTGAGAACCAATTTTTCTCTCTACACTGTCCCCTGGGAAAACACAGTTTCATGCCATATGCAACAAAGAACTGCACTAGTATTACACGAACAGTAGAGGACACCGCACCCTTAAATGTTGTAGGGCTAAAGGGTGCACCCATTATCTTTGCCACATAATCTGCTCCTAATTCTCAACAATTGTAAAAATGGCCCATTTGGCTTTTTGAAGCTCACTTTTTTCACAGCTGGGCTCAAAAgatatttctgctttgtttaatatttgtctgtttgtctttccGTCAGGTACAAGTACACCTACATGGAGGAGATGCTGGGGAACATCGCCGGATGCAGGCAGGTGTTTGAGCGCTGGATGGAGTGGGAGCCCGATGAGCAGGCCTGGCATTCCTACATCAATTTTGAGCTGCGCTACAAGGAGGTGGACAAAACCCGAACCATTTATGAGAAATATATCCTTTTGTTTTATAACATGGTGTGTTTGAAGCATGAACACATTTATGTCTCTGGGTGGTGTCTGGTAGCACCAAACAAATCCCTCAACACAAAGTCATGTAAATGATATTTGTGACAGGTCTTGTATTTTGTAACACTGAGATAATGTTTGTTCTCTGAAAACTCCTTAACTCCACTGCACTCGTCATGGTTCACCCTCAAGTGAAGAACTGGATCAAGTACGCTCGTTTTGAAGAGAAGCATGGCTACATCGCTCACAGCAGGAAGGTGTACGAGAGGGCAGCAGAATTTTTTGGAGATGAACATATGGACGAAAACCTGTTTGTGGCCTTTGCTAAGTTTGAGGAGATGCAGAAAGaggtttgtgtaaaaaaaaaaaaaaaaaaaaaaaaaaaaatccatcctgTCACAAACTTAAAGACAAAGTTGTTGATTTGTTATTGCACTGGAGagttgtaaaatatattaatatttggaTTGTGACATCACCTTGAGAATggagtttgtctttttaaccaTACATTCTTCTTACATAATTTACTGTGACTATAAGGAAGCCACATTTCCTTTCAGGTacttaagcaaaaaaaaaaattttctcttccttttacAGTTTGAACGTGTTCGGGTGATTTATAAGTACGCCTTGGACAGAATCCCTAAGCATCAGGCACAAGAGCTCTTCAAGAACTACACAATGTTTGAAAAGAAGTTTGGAGACCGGAGGGGAATTGAGGACGTAATCGTCAGCAAACGGAGGTTTCAGTACGAGGAGGAAGTCAAGGTTTTTACCACAAATCATCAGTAGCTTTAAAGAGTTAGACCTGGAAATTATCATATGAATTAGAAGATATGtgacttttattgtattttaatattgcagaggtttatgTAGTTTATagctaaacaaacaaatgtcattTGAAAGATGACAATAACAGGAATTAtcagaaaatgtaacataaGTAACATAGTAactagaaaaaacacaaaaatgaatcgAGAACaattaaagacacattttcttaGCACTGGCATTAAAACCTATCCCCTTACACAAACAGTATTTAGTGGAGACTATGTATCGAGACCGTTCTTTGGAGGAATGAGTCATATagtggaaatggaaaaacacagtttttaaatcCTGTTTTGATCACTGTCACTGTGTAATtccttgttttccttgtttgtatgtaggcaaacccacacAATTATGATGCATGGTTTGATTATCTTCGTCTGGTGGAGAGTGACGCTGACTATGACACAGTCAGAGAGGTTTATGAGAGGGCCATCGCCAACATCCCCCCCATCCAGGAGAAGAGACACTGGAGACGATACATCTACCTGTGGATCAACTACGCACTGTATGAAGAGCTGGAGGTTAAAGTGAGTAACAAGGAATCTGTTGTTGTTCCAAAGTTCACATAGAAACTGGAATTAACTTGTGCTTGTTACCAACagataaaagaaatgttttagaaaatactACATAAAGGAATTGGACACAGATGATTATTTTAAGGAAGTGGGTGAAGTCCCCTGTGTGTCCCttctcatttgttgtttgtggtttgtttgctcaattaatccaaaataaaTTCTCTACATTGTGGACAGTAACTAACTACACTAACTTTGTGATCTGCTCACTGCGTCTACATTATCTATAGTACACTTCTACACTAGCTCTGATCTTTTCCAAAACTAGTGTGTTTGGGAAATGCTGTTTTATCAGTGACCAGTTAGTGGCAGTAGTACAGTATCTGACGCTTTGGACAAAAACACTTGGGGCATTGAAGGCAGATAGTGTTTTTTGCTTGTTCTATGAAAACGTCGGCTCGTTATAAGTAATGTGTGGAGTGGAAAGTTTCTTATTTTCTGTGGGTAGCTGCTTGTCTGCTTTTCGACACCTGCTCAGAGAGTTACTCATCCTGTCCAGGGACAGAGGTGATTAGAGAAACAAGCAGAACCTGCCTTATTTAATGTAGAAATAGTCCTATTTTTTAAGATGCCTCTCAGTTTGAATCAAATACCAGTAACAAGCTGTTTACTGTATTTCCCTGCCAGGATCCAGAGAGAACAAGGCAGGTGTACCACACCTGTCTGGAGCTCATCCCTCACAAAAaggtaatttttaaaatgtttattttcttaaaatgagGCTTCATTCATTACTGTACTTTAACAAAATGCTGATGCAGAAAAGTCTTGGCACTGTTATTTGTCAATGAGAATCTTTGTTCTCATTGaatctttgtatgttttcatttcagttcaCATTTGCTAAGATTTGGCTGCTCAGCGCTAAGTTTGAGATCCGACAGAAGAACCTCCAGGGAGCCCGGAAGATTATggtaaaacatacaaaaatgtttatttagaaCAATACAAACTAAAATATCTGAATATAGATTTACAATAATCTATAGTATTAGAGGTCCACCGGTTCTAATATTAGGTGTTTTACATCTACATTAGTCTTATTTAACAAGCTAAAAGTCtcactgatattaaaatattttagagaTGTGGTCAAGAGGTACCATAAAAACACTCATCACAataaacaaaccacaaacaagATACAGTTGACGCAACCGTCATTATAATTGACAAAACGAATTCATTGCTTATAGATGTGCTCAGTCTGTCTGTGATATtaacatcaacatttttttctcagggcACAGCGATCGGTAAATGCCCAAAGAACAAACTGCTGAAGGGCTACATTGAGCTAGAGCTTCAGCTACGTGAGTTTGACCGCTGCAGGAAGCTGTATGAAAAATACCTGGAGTTTAGTCCGGTGAATTGCAATGCCTGGATCAAGTTTGCAGAGCTGGAGACGATCCTGGGGGACATCGACAGAGCCCGCGGCATCTTCGAACTTGCCATCGGACAGCCACAACTCGACATGCCCGAGGTATTTGTTGCAGTCTTTTTCAGAGTCATAGATTTAATGCACGGCCCCTTTAGTTGCTGCATATTCATTTGACTATCAAATCTGgaaatgcagcattttgtttCCGCCAACATGACCAAATATGGGGTTCAGgggaatttattcattttatttatgtatttattcactTAATGACTGAAATTGACTTAGTTAGCATTCATACTGATGAGATTCATCTACTCATTTCTTTAATTTGGGTCTGTTTGTCTCTTAGGTGATGTGGAAGTCCTACATTGACTTTGAGATTGAGCAGGAGGAGTATGAAAACACCAGAAACCTTTACAAGCGGTTGCTGCAGCGCACCCAGCATGTCAAGGTGAAAACTGCACTCATGAAGTTGTAGACATGACATAATGTTTTCTAAAGCAAACATTGTTGTTTAGAGTTCTGTTAAATTcaacattacaaaacataatTGTGTCCTAACAGAAATATGGCAGAGCTGGGCGGACTTGTCTACTctagaaattatttttgatCAAATTCAGACAATAATAAGAACCACTGACAGGCTGGTTTAAATGTGCCTTGAAAGTGACCCCAGCTGAACTCTAATCACCCTCCTCTTCATCTCCTGCAGGTTTGGATCAGCTACGCCAAGTTCGAGCTGTCGATCGAAAGCCCCGACCGGCTGCAGAATTCCCGGCAGATCTACGAGGATGCCAACAAGAGCATGAGAAACTGCGAGGAGAAGGAGGAGCGGCTGATGCTGCTCGAGTCCTGGAGAGACTTTGAAAAGGAGTTTGGCACCGACATCACCAGGGAGAGAGTCAGGGAGCTGCTGCCAGAGAaagtgaagaagaggaggaagctgACAGCTGAGGACGGGGTAAGATTTGGGTTTAATGTTGTACTGAACATACACCGAATGGAGGACACTACTTTGAGGATGTTTTGCAGTTGTGTAACTGCCCTCTAAattttatgaattatttaaaagtataaTCACAGTTTTCATAATTTAGTTGCGAaaaggacgtctggagtggcagagaagtatgatagtgatgcaggacatgtatgagagctgtaagactgtggtgagatgagctgtaggtgtgataTGAGTTcagggtggaggtgggtctgcatcaaggatcagctctgagccctttcttgtttgctctggtgatggacagactgacagatgaggttaggcgggaatctccgtggactctgatgtttgcagatgacgtTATGATCTGTAgcaagagcagggagcaggtggaggaaaatctagagaagtggaggtctgctgtgGAAAGCAGAGGCATGAAAGTTAGCTGCACcaaacagaatacatgtgtgtcaatgagaaggacccaggtggaacagtgaggttacagggagcagagatgaagaaggtGCCGGAGTTAgtacggagagtgtggaaaacagGTGAAGAGACGAGTACAAGCAGGTTGGAACtagtggagaaaagtgtcaggtctgttgtgtgataagagtctcagcgagaatgaaaggtgttcaagacggtggtgagaccagagatgttgttcagcttagagacagtggcactgaagaaaagacaggaggcagagctggaggtagcagagcttaagatgtaaTAATTGACAAGTTAACGCCTCGTTCTTCATTCGCTAATTGGGTTTAAAGGATAAACTCTGTTGCTTAGTCATTAGATTATTGTGGAGTTTTCTAAAAATGCATCAACTTAAAATAAACTTGCTCCACCTGAAAAGCGATATTAATCTAAACAGACAATTAGCAAATCTGTGCTTCCTTCATATGTATAAATCATAACTACAAAGTACATTGACTTTGAGTCTCATTCTAATCTGAGTCTCATTCTAAGTTTGAGAGAgagactgactgactgttgTCACTTGTTTCTTATTTATGGAAGCTAAACACTTTTCTGGCTCgacttctgttttctgttgctaAGCTAAAGTGACAATTTATAGACCCATTATCTGAAACGGCCACAGATTAtctgctgaaaataaataacataatcaCAGCCATGGTACTAATCAGTTTTTGCTCCTGCCTTCAGTCGGATGCAGGCTGGGAGGAGTACTACGACTACATCTTCCCAGAGGACGCGGCCAACCAGCCCAACCTCAAGCTGCTGGCCATGGCCAAGATGTGGAAGAGGCAGCAAGTGGACGGCAAGGTTACAGAAAAAGATACGGCTGAAGAGACGACGTTGCCATCGTCCGATGAACCTGTAGCTGCTCCCGAAAACCAAACCCAGCCTGAAAGAAACACTGTGACTGAAAGTGAACAGAACACGTGTGATGATCGGGATGAcggtagtagcagcagcagcagcagcagcagcgagaGTGAACGtgaagaggaggatggagagaataagaaaaagaaagaaagcggGAGCAGTGAGGAAGATAAAGAAACTCCCCACTCAGGTACATAAAGGGGTGAAAGTTCAGGATTTTtctactatgtttttttttttgttttttttttaatcaaaaacaacaaaagcagccaATGAGCAGTGTTTATTGCgtaactgtgttttctctgcaacTGCACCATTACATAAATCTCATTAAACTGAcctgttgttgtgtttcttaCAGTAAATTAAGCAGAATATTGAATTTATGTGACTCTCTGACTATTGAACTGTGGGAATGGTTTAACTATGTACAATCTATCTCAGCAAGTCCTGGAGATTTTCTGTTCTCTGTTAACATACAAGCAGCAAAGCATCAGAGAGCCACAGTCCACTGTTACTCTATGTCTTCAGGTCTGACAGGGTGTGGCAGTGGGATGATGGacttcttctctttgtctctgctcAACGCTTTCCTCATATCTGTAAGAGAAAAATCaaaatttttcagtttttcaaaccTGACCTGAGCAGCATGTGAAAACCTTTGCAGCCGTTTCCAGCTGTAATGTCCAGGTTACTCTGGAAATCACATGCATACAGGACAACTCAGCTGACTGTACAGAAAAGAGCACGTTAACTGCTGAAATAATGAGTACCTCCATGTTTTAAAGAtgagtgtatatatacacattttagGAGCTTTCTAAAACATCATCTGCAGTAACAGTAATCAGCTAAGATCACTAACTATGTAGACAACTACGTGACATTGTACCAGTCTAGCAGGAAACAAACTACAGGCTTAATTACAGCAACACAACAGTAGTGAAATTGTGAAAGTTCTCTGCAGGTAAACTGTAACAGAACCTAATGAGGTAGAAAATGGACCTGACGGCTAGTTACAATATTCTGAAGTCAAATCTGATAAGACAAGCTAGAatccttgtgttttttgttgacaGGTTTCAGTTTCGATCTCACCATAGGCGTCTTCATCTGGTTCCCCGTTACTAGCTGAGTAATACTCTATTACTGTTCTGTAGACGCTGTAGCCGAGACGCTTATACATGTTCACCGCCACTTGGTTGGAGACACGCACGAACAGATCCACAAAGAATCCACCTTTCCTACAAAACAACAACCTCCAATCATCAGCTGTTCAGAGCACACATTAGCAACATCTGTCAGGGAATAAGAGGATGTAGAAAGATGGACGGTGGTTTTTCCTGGACAGTAATTAAACAAAAGTAATATTCAGCAAAAGTCTGAAATCTTGGAAATTTAAGCTGAGGCTTGATATACGACTGTACAgcagtgaaaaaacattttcagtttttaagaaaATCTTCGGGGGTTTTAGATTTTTGCCTCCCTTGTGACTTAAAGGATGACTTCACTGAATTGAACTTGTTCTCTGTGGTTCTAGTTTGGTGTAAAAATGTCTCTTCATAACTTTAAACATCCCTGTCTTTCCTTCATAAAAATATCTAATATCTACAACactaataatacattatttaaaagcaCCTTTTAGGTCACTCAAGGTCACTGTATAAAGAAGCAACAATCTATCAATCAAATCCCCAGTACTGTATTATGAATAACCGATGTACTCTTCAATCTAGGACCATGGATGGATTAGTGAACTGTCCTACTGGGCAGAGGTCTACAGACCTGGAGGACCAGTGGCTGTTAATATTTCTTCTTAGAACAGTTCTAGAGTTCTGTAACTACCTGCCCAGATgcccattttgaaataattcatCAACTGGAACTACAGGAAGCCGGTTAAGTGAAGTCCCCATTTAAAGTTCTGAAATACCGAGGCGGTAAAACACTGCTGAGCCACAATCTATTGCATTTATCTCATTTCTATTATTAGCCATTAAACTTCACGTTACTGTTGTGTGAGTTCCAGCACAGACTCACAGTGTCCAACATGGGTCACAGAACTCAGGGCATGAAGTTACAAACCTCTCTGAGATTTCCTCCAGCATCTCCATGAGTTTGGCTGCCAGACCAAGTCTTCTAAACTCCGGAGCGACGGACAGAGCGGTGACGTGGCCGTGCCACTCCTCACGAGCTACCGATCCCTCCGCCTTCCCCATGACTGCAAGTGAAGCAGCAAGACAGACAGGAGGTCAGTGTTTGAAGTAAGCTTTTCATTGACCTAAAACAGAGACATGTAATGATTGGATACTGAGGTGCTCGGCTCCTCCACGGTTTAAAAAGTGTAAGTAGAGCATCAAATACACCAGCAAAACACACATGACTTTAAACAGATTGTGTTAGCAGCATAGGATAAGgctgagacagagacacacaatgCTCATAGTCACATCTACCAATAAACTTGCATGTCCTTGGATTGTACCATCCACAGGCatgtggagaacatgcaaactgcacacagatCAAAGAGAGTCAAGAGAGTCAAACCCTACTTGCTGTGAGGCCACAGTCCGTCGTGGCAGATGTGTGAGCACACAGTTCTCAATGTGCACAATGATGTAGTAAAACCTGAGAGAACAGAACTTACTGTAGCCCATCAGTTCACCACCAGGAGCCTCTGCAACAATGAAGTACTCTGGCCAGTGAGCGAGGTACTGGAGGTAAAACGGGATCCCGTactgcaggtcaaaggtcaaagaaaACTGGATTCTAATTTGTACCTGCTCCTGTGACCATATGGCcggtcttaaaaaaaaaactcctcaaTGCCTCTCTATCCCACAACACAATAACCTGGAACTCCACCTTATTTCTCCCAAATTCCTCCTTAAACCTTCCAGTCTGTGTTTGGCTGATGCCAACCTCTTATCCACACAATCCAGGAGCCAGCAGGAGGCTTAGGGCCACAGAGCGTTTTCTATTCTACTCTCTGAAAGGCTCCTAAAAACAGCACATTCCAAAACCTActtatttaatttcaaaatcgataattgcattttaaaaacacctgTCTGTGCAGTTCAAAGTATGATTTGTGACTTTAAAGCATATAACAATACATGTGAATAACTTAGCTCACATGGTGATAGATACTCTCTTCATCCCAGCAGGACGTAcacaattttattaaatatacagGATACAGTTTCTGTCAAAGGATCCAGGTTGCTgttggacaaaaagaaaaacagttagTGCAATGAACGTTTGACTGAATTTCAGACAGATGCACGTTTTGGAAATTGGACTTGAACACTGGACgttacagacagaaaacatggtCACGCCAAGTTGGAAAAGGAAGaaagtttatttttcacatttctacTGCACAGCAAATTATAGACAGAGTATCGGTGTCTCCAAACTGCACATGACAAATACATGATGAGCTCTGAACATTGATTTATGTGTTTTGCTGATGAATTGCTAAATGTAGACTGCACCACATTCCTCtaacttgaatggaacaagctcgTGTATACTGGGGAGAatttattgaatttttattttgtttggagAAGAAACTTCGCCTTGAATGACACACACCGTTAGATAAATACTGTCTACTTCTCCGACCGAGGTTTTGTGTTCTGGATCTTGGCACAACAGCAGAGAACAGCTTAGCTTTGCTAATGCtgctgcacacaaatacacaagctGTACAGGTGCCGGCGCTACGTAAACCCGCGACACCTGTGTGATGACGTTAAAAAACATCTGGAGAAGCAGAAGCGACAACAATCGACTCACATGTTGTTGAATTTGAACAAATCATCGCAGGTGAACGGTCGTAACGTTGTCATCCCGGCTGCGGCTGCTGTGCGTCCTCTCACCTCATGGACGACGACTCATGATCGACCTCATCAGGCAGAAAAGGAGCGAGTAGCGCCCCCCGCTGAACGGGAGGTGAATTACACGAGAGGAATATTTTCTGCAAATGAGTATATTTACTTGAGTGCTGCACTGAATTAACTACAGGGATTTTAGTTTGCTTATTATTTCCACTTTCTGTTACTCTATATTTTAccttcactacatttcagagcCAAATATCACAAAAGTCAAAACACCTAATGTGTCTTGCTCAGCATCTTTATTTGCAAAtgagtttattatttaaaatatcttatCAAATAATTCAATTTTGAAAAGCAACataattatacagtatttacatttaataacctCACATTGCACATTGTTTATTCTGGTTTATTCTACCCTCTGCACTTATCCACAACTGCACCaactttcagtttttaatttaaatctctTTAGCCATTAACAGTCCAAAGCTCTGAGACCTTGTCTAAAAATGAATCATGTTTTAgtgtaaaaatggaaataatcagGAAGTTTGAGGATAGTAGAGATACAAGAGATATTCATCAAACATTCTGCATTCTTTTTCATGCACTTTATGACCACACATCTTATTTCTCTTACCTGCTGCTGGTGATCACAATCAGTCTCTGTCAATATCCTCACCACATCATCCGTCTCTGAATCTGCTCACATTTTCCATGGCAACAAAACTGTGTCGTCACATTCAGATACAATTAAAGGAGGTAAATCATCTGTTTTGCATCAAAGAAGAAAGATTGTTTTCTGACTTAAATACAGAGTTTATTGACTtaacacttttgttttcagGTTGAACCAAGCTGCTGAATATGCCAGCAGTAAATATGAATCTAGTTTGAGGCCCTTTTGGTCCGAACACAAAAGACTGTAAATACAATAAGATGATAATTGAtgcaaatatcaaaatataaattacatcaCAAAGGCCAATGGCAATACAGCACAAAAACGTCCTTGTAGTTGCAGCAGacaggagggattgtagacctgaatgatgGAGCATTCAGCAGCttccaaaac contains:
- the crnkl1 gene encoding crooked neck-like protein 1 yields the protein MASTAAGKQRIPKVAKVKNKAPAEVQITAEQLLREAKERELELLPPPPKQKITDEEELNDYKLRKRKGFEDNIRKNRTVISNWIKYAQWEESLKEIQRARSIYERALDVDHRNITLWLKYAEMEMKSRQVNHARNIWDRAITILPRVNQFWYKYTYMEEMLGNIAGCRQVFERWMEWEPDEQAWHSYINFELRYKEVDKTRTIYEKFVMVHPQVKNWIKYARFEEKHGYIAHSRKVYERAAEFFGDEHMDENLFVAFAKFEEMQKEFERVRVIYKYALDRIPKHQAQELFKNYTMFEKKFGDRRGIEDVIVSKRRFQYEEEVKANPHNYDAWFDYLRLVESDADYDTVREVYERAIANIPPIQEKRHWRRYIYLWINYALYEELEVKDPERTRQVYHTCLELIPHKKFTFAKIWLLSAKFEIRQKNLQGARKIMGTAIGKCPKNKLLKGYIELELQLREFDRCRKLYEKYLEFSPVNCNAWIKFAELETILGDIDRARGIFELAIGQPQLDMPEVMWKSYIDFEIEQEEYENTRNLYKRLLQRTQHVKVWISYAKFELSIESPDRLQNSRQIYEDANKSMRNCEEKEERLMLLESWRDFEKEFGTDITRERVRELLPEKVKKRRKLTAEDGSDAGWEEYYDYIFPEDAANQPNLKLLAMAKMWKRQQVDGKVTEKDTAEETTLPSSDEPVAAPENQTQPERNTVTESEQNTCDDRDDGSSSSSSSSSESEREEEDGENKKKKESGSSEEDKETPHSGT
- the naa20 gene encoding N-alpha-acetyltransferase 20, which encodes MTTLRPFTCDDLFKFNNINLDPLTETYGIPFYLQYLAHWPEYFIVAEAPGGELMGYIMGKAEGSVAREEWHGHVTALSVAPEFRRLGLAAKLMEMLEEISERKGGFFVDLFVRVSNQVAVNMYKRLGYSVYRTVIEYYSASNGEPDEDAYDMRKALSRDKEKKSIIPLPHPVRPEDIE